Proteins encoded in a region of the Deefgea piscis genome:
- a CDS encoding GGDEF domain-containing protein, translating to MLQAPTTMLNALAALTSLHDRDALSLSLCITLQEIFDFTQLDLYHYRAAPLQTDCAWQIKHTIHLQDGQMSQSWHWHDHEILSNLSPELDPLITQALSSSEASVLSADGYRVVRCLYSANQPQLLIDCRNTTTLSAKDLHVLHGMTRIYENHSTLLDYGQTDSLTGLLNRKTLEQQFFKVMAHQKNLNNLDLSSADIECERRSHPDNEVYFLAVMDIDHFKRINDQFGHIYGDEVLLLIAQLMKASFRSEDHLFRFGGEEFVIMIGPQSEYSALQAVERFRERVAQFDFPQVGQVTISIGITQLLDFEILSTVLGRADEALYQAKDQGRNRVVSAAIDASSIKAHSPNNGSIELF from the coding sequence ATGCTACAAGCGCCAACCACGATGTTAAACGCTTTAGCAGCTCTGACTAGCTTGCATGATCGCGACGCACTCTCATTGAGCTTGTGTATTACCTTGCAAGAAATTTTTGACTTCACACAGCTCGATCTCTATCACTACCGAGCGGCGCCGCTACAAACCGACTGCGCATGGCAAATCAAACACACGATTCATCTGCAAGATGGCCAAATGTCACAATCTTGGCATTGGCATGACCATGAAATTCTTAGCAATCTGTCGCCCGAGCTTGATCCTCTGATTACCCAAGCACTGAGTTCAAGTGAAGCCAGCGTTTTATCGGCAGATGGCTACCGTGTTGTGCGTTGCCTATATTCGGCAAATCAACCCCAGCTGCTCATCGACTGCCGCAATACCACCACGTTAAGCGCTAAAGATTTACATGTGCTGCATGGCATGACGCGAATTTACGAAAATCACAGCACCCTGCTCGACTATGGCCAAACCGATTCCTTAACGGGCTTACTCAATCGCAAAACCTTAGAGCAGCAATTTTTCAAAGTGATGGCGCATCAAAAAAACCTCAACAATCTCGATCTCAGCAGCGCAGACATTGAATGTGAACGCCGCAGCCATCCTGATAACGAGGTTTATTTCCTCGCAGTCATGGATATTGATCATTTCAAACGCATCAACGATCAATTTGGGCATATTTATGGCGATGAAGTGTTACTTTTGATCGCCCAACTGATGAAGGCCAGCTTTCGCAGCGAAGATCATTTGTTTCGATTTGGCGGAGAAGAATTCGTCATCATGATCGGCCCACAATCGGAATACAGTGCATTACAAGCCGTCGAACGATTTCGCGAGCGAGTCGCGCAGTTTGATTTTCCACAAGTAGGTCAAGTCACCATCAGCATTGGTATCACGCAATTGCTTGATTTTGAAATTCTAAGCACTGTACTTGGTCGTGCAGATGAAGCCTTATATCAAGCCAAAGACCAAGGACGTAATCGCGTCGTTAGCGCCGCGATCGATGCCAGCAGCATCAAAGCACACAGCCCGAATAATGGCAGCATTGAATTATTCTAA
- a CDS encoding phosphotransferase yields the protein MNPSFYPVPALAFAAQAGLANPQVTQEIPSFYGHVVLLRAEQGEFVVKFSRQAGRLASEVTALNRLRPHSVLPMPEVLEHREIWSEHGKLDTLLMPRLLGVPAWELPNPLPNPAQTAQQIVEQMLAWHAVSDARGFEHANGEFTPAFLPAFESWTRPLLAGLNTTASPFSAELRSAFAKLWAERERLLAPITGPSSLCHDDPHACNFLYDASSGLPVAAIDPCDVAFRHREQDIFHLADAFPDWRLLETYLEHQPLADGFAARRWFFSLWDDVKHSQNVAWYDAAWFANKFAQLAQVDADFQSVADAVLAAQAIVTSENVG from the coding sequence ATGAATCCTTCGTTTTACCCAGTGCCAGCATTGGCCTTTGCGGCGCAAGCGGGCTTAGCCAATCCGCAAGTAACGCAAGAAATTCCGTCTTTTTATGGGCATGTGGTGTTGCTGCGAGCCGAGCAGGGTGAGTTTGTCGTTAAATTTTCTCGGCAAGCTGGGCGTTTGGCATCGGAGGTGACCGCCTTGAATCGCTTACGCCCACATAGCGTATTGCCGATGCCCGAGGTTTTAGAGCATCGCGAGATTTGGAGTGAGCATGGCAAACTCGATACCTTGCTGATGCCGCGCTTATTGGGCGTTCCTGCTTGGGAATTACCCAATCCTTTGCCTAATCCGGCACAAACGGCGCAGCAGATTGTTGAGCAAATGTTGGCGTGGCATGCCGTGAGTGATGCGCGAGGTTTTGAACATGCTAATGGCGAGTTCACGCCAGCGTTTTTACCTGCCTTTGAATCGTGGACGCGGCCATTGCTGGCTGGCTTGAATACCACGGCCTCGCCGTTTTCTGCTGAATTACGCAGTGCGTTTGCCAAGCTTTGGGCAGAGCGTGAACGGTTGTTAGCACCGATTACGGGGCCATCGTCACTGTGCCATGATGATCCCCATGCCTGTAATTTTTTATATGACGCCAGTAGCGGCTTGCCGGTTGCAGCGATTGATCCGTGCGATGTGGCATTTCGCCATCGTGAGCAGGATATTTTTCATTTGGCGGATGCGTTTCCCGATTGGCGTTTATTGGAAACCTATCTCGAGCATCAGCCGCTGGCCGATGGCTTTGCGGCGCGGCGCTGGTTTTTTTCTTTGTGGGACGATGTAAAGCATAGCCAGAATGTCGCTTGGTACGATGCGGCGTGGTTTGCGAATAAATTCGCACAATTGGCGCAAGTGGATGCCGATTTTCAAAGCGTGGCCGATGCTGTGCTTGCCGCGCAGGCCATCGTGACGTCTGAAAACGTAGGCTGA
- a CDS encoding MFS transporter, which yields MSVSPTMSALELRAASSLAGLYALRMLGMFLILPVFAVYAGHLPGGENHTMVGLAFGAYGLTQALLQLPFGMWSDHVGRKKVIYIGLALFAIGSIMCAMADHIAWLIVGRAVQGAGAISAAVTALLADLTREEHRTKAMAMIGASIASTFAISLVAAPKLAEWIGLPGIFLLTAGLTIAALIGVWKVVPNPAVSRFHSDAEANTSRLPQVLKDPQLLRLNYGVFALHASQMAMFTVMPLLLKQIGGIDVAHHWWVYLPVVLIGFVLMVPAIIYGEKKNHLKEVFLFAIALMFAAQLGMTLWMPSLTWIVVWLGVYFIAFNILEATQPSLISKIAPTAAKGTAMGVYNTCQAASMFMGSALAGYLYQEFQSPMPVFALCALLMAFWLLVSWGMQAPLPVKTKMFHIGEEWSGDVGRLSAKLGAIDGVKEAVVLIDERVALLKVMQAGYDEAEVDRLIAETNIATT from the coding sequence ATGTCTGTTTCTCCTACTATGTCGGCGTTAGAATTGCGCGCCGCAAGCAGCCTAGCTGGGCTGTACGCACTTCGCATGCTGGGTATGTTTTTGATCTTGCCGGTGTTTGCGGTCTACGCGGGGCATTTGCCCGGCGGTGAAAATCACACCATGGTCGGTTTGGCCTTTGGCGCTTATGGCTTAACGCAAGCTTTGCTGCAATTGCCATTTGGTATGTGGTCGGATCATGTCGGCCGCAAAAAAGTCATTTATATCGGCTTGGCGCTGTTTGCTATCGGCTCAATTATGTGCGCCATGGCGGACCATATTGCGTGGTTGATTGTGGGCCGTGCAGTGCAGGGGGCTGGGGCGATTTCGGCGGCCGTGACCGCGCTATTGGCTGACTTAACCCGCGAAGAGCATCGCACTAAAGCAATGGCGATGATTGGCGCTTCCATTGCGTCAACCTTTGCTATTTCTCTGGTGGCTGCGCCCAAGCTCGCTGAATGGATTGGCTTGCCGGGGATTTTCTTACTCACCGCGGGGCTGACTATTGCCGCCTTGATTGGGGTGTGGAAGGTGGTACCCAATCCCGCGGTGTCGCGTTTTCATTCTGATGCCGAAGCCAATACCAGCCGCTTGCCGCAAGTGCTAAAAGACCCGCAATTACTGCGTTTGAACTACGGTGTTTTTGCGCTACACGCGTCGCAAATGGCCATGTTTACCGTGATGCCCTTGCTGCTTAAGCAAATTGGTGGCATCGATGTGGCTCATCATTGGTGGGTGTATTTGCCCGTTGTGTTGATCGGCTTTGTGCTGATGGTGCCGGCGATTATTTATGGCGAGAAAAAAAATCATCTTAAAGAAGTGTTTTTATTTGCCATCGCGCTGATGTTTGCCGCGCAACTGGGCATGACCTTATGGATGCCGAGCTTAACGTGGATTGTGGTTTGGCTAGGGGTGTATTTTATTGCCTTTAATATTTTAGAAGCCACCCAACCGTCGTTGATTTCTAAAATCGCGCCGACCGCCGCCAAAGGCACGGCGATGGGCGTTTACAACACTTGCCAAGCGGCGAGTATGTTTATGGGCTCGGCTTTGGCAGGGTATTTATACCAAGAGTTTCAAAGCCCTATGCCGGTGTTTGCGCTATGCGCATTACTCATGGCCTTCTGGCTTTTAGTCTCTTGGGGAATGCAAGCGCCACTGCCGGTAAAAACCAAAATGTTCCATATTGGTGAGGAATGGTCAGGCGATGTAGGCCGACTGTCTGCTAAACTAGGCGCCATTGATGGTGTAAAAGAAGCGGTGGTTTTGATCGACGAGCGTGTCGCCCTGCTCAAAGTGATGCAAGCGGGCTATGACGAAGCTGAAGTGGATCGACTCATTGCTGAAACCAATATCGCTACGACATAA
- the ssb gene encoding single-stranded DNA-binding protein, translated as MASLNKVLLIGNLGRDPETRFMPNGNAVCNFSIATTESWKDKQSGQKQEKTEWHNISMYGRLAEIAGQYLKKGSSVYIEGRLQTRKWQDKQTGADRYTTEIIADEMKMLGGRGDTGGNAGGGYNQQGGGDDFNQEYSAPVQQQQQAPRQAPQQAAAKPARNFDDFEDDIPF; from the coding sequence ATGGCCTCATTAAATAAAGTATTGCTAATTGGTAATTTGGGTAGAGACCCAGAAACGCGCTTTATGCCCAATGGCAATGCGGTATGTAATTTTTCGATTGCCACCACTGAGAGCTGGAAAGACAAGCAATCTGGCCAAAAGCAAGAAAAAACCGAATGGCATAACATCAGCATGTATGGCCGTTTGGCTGAAATTGCCGGTCAATACTTAAAAAAAGGCAGTAGCGTGTATATCGAAGGTCGTTTGCAAACCCGCAAATGGCAAGATAAGCAAACCGGTGCTGATCGCTACACTACTGAAATTATCGCTGATGAAATGAAAATGCTCGGCGGGCGTGGTGATACCGGTGGTAACGCCGGCGGTGGTTACAACCAACAAGGTGGTGGCGATGATTTCAACCAAGAATACAGCGCCCCAGTGCAACAGCAACAACAAGCGCCACGCCAAGCACCACAGCAAGCTGCAGCAAAACCGGCGCGTAATTTTGACGACTTTGAAGACGATATCCCGTTCTGA
- a CDS encoding OsmC domain/YcaO domain-containing protein, with product MEIKVNFLDKLRLEAKFDDFTVVADQPIRYKGDGSAPGPFDYFLASSALCAAYFVKLYCDTRGISTEHIRLSQNNIVDPENRYQQIFKIQVELPKEISDKDRQGILRSIERCTVKKVVQTGPEFVIEEVDNLDADAQALLTLNPDADAATYIVGKDLPLEQTIANMSGLLANLGMKIEIASWRNIIPNVWSLHIRDAHSPMCFTNGKGASKESALASALGEFIERLNCNFFYAGQFWGTDIANAEFVHYPNERWFQPSPNNALPTEILDDYCLPIFNPDDELLGSHLIDTNSGNTARGICCLPFVRQSDGETVYFPSNLLENLFVSNGMSAGNTLAEAQVQCLSEIFERAVKREILEGEITLPDVPQAVLEKYPSILAGIQGLEEQGFPVIVKDASLGGLYPVMCVTLMNPRTGGVFASFGAHPSLEVALERSLTELLQGRSFEGLNDLPRPTFESQALTEPNNFVEHFIDSSGIVSWRFFSAKAQYEFVEWDFSSQGDNANADEAATLFGILADMGKEAYMAVYDQLGAIACRILVPGYSEIYPIEDLVWDNTNKALLFREDILNLHRLSDVRLVALLDRLEDNELGDYSTITDLIGIAFDENTVWGQLTVLELKLLIHLALHQYPEAHELVGAFLQYNDNTLDRVLFYQAMNVVLEVEMDDEMELADYEVNFRRMFGNERIDAVIGSINDTIRFYGLTPTSMQLEGLDRHQRIIDSYQKLHTARANAAGMSNT from the coding sequence ATGGAAATTAAGGTTAACTTTCTCGATAAGCTTCGTCTTGAAGCCAAGTTCGATGATTTCACAGTGGTGGCCGATCAGCCGATCCGCTACAAAGGCGATGGCTCGGCACCGGGTCCGTTCGACTACTTTTTAGCGTCATCGGCGTTGTGCGCGGCGTATTTTGTGAAATTGTATTGCGATACGCGCGGTATTTCGACCGAGCATATTCGTCTATCGCAAAACAATATTGTTGATCCTGAAAACCGCTATCAACAAATCTTCAAAATTCAGGTGGAATTACCCAAAGAAATCTCAGACAAAGATCGGCAAGGCATTTTGCGCTCGATTGAGCGCTGCACGGTCAAAAAAGTCGTGCAAACCGGACCTGAATTTGTCATTGAAGAAGTCGATAATCTCGACGCCGATGCGCAGGCTTTATTGACCTTAAATCCCGATGCGGACGCCGCCACCTATATCGTTGGCAAAGATCTACCGCTCGAGCAAACCATCGCCAATATGTCCGGCCTATTGGCCAACTTGGGCATGAAGATTGAAATCGCTTCGTGGCGCAATATCATCCCCAATGTTTGGTCGCTACATATTCGTGACGCACACTCGCCAATGTGTTTTACCAATGGCAAAGGCGCAAGCAAAGAAAGCGCTTTGGCCTCGGCCTTGGGCGAATTTATCGAGCGACTCAACTGCAATTTCTTTTATGCCGGCCAGTTTTGGGGCACCGACATTGCCAACGCCGAGTTTGTGCATTATCCGAACGAGCGCTGGTTTCAGCCGAGCCCCAACAATGCGCTACCGACTGAAATCCTTGATGACTATTGCCTGCCGATTTTCAACCCCGATGACGAGCTACTCGGCTCGCATTTGATTGATACCAATTCGGGCAATACGGCGCGCGGCATCTGCTGCTTACCGTTTGTGCGTCAGTCAGACGGCGAAACGGTGTATTTCCCGAGCAATTTGCTCGAAAACCTGTTTGTGAGTAATGGCATGAGCGCCGGCAATACCTTGGCCGAAGCGCAAGTGCAATGCCTATCAGAAATCTTTGAGCGCGCAGTGAAACGCGAAATTCTCGAGGGCGAAATCACGCTGCCGGATGTGCCGCAAGCCGTGCTGGAAAAATACCCAAGCATTCTGGCTGGCATTCAAGGCTTAGAAGAGCAAGGCTTCCCAGTCATCGTGAAAGACGCATCGCTGGGCGGATTGTATCCGGTAATGTGCGTCACGCTAATGAACCCGCGTACTGGCGGCGTATTTGCCTCATTTGGCGCGCATCCGAGCTTAGAAGTCGCCTTAGAGCGCAGTTTGACTGAACTGCTGCAAGGCCGCAGTTTTGAAGGTTTAAATGATTTACCTCGGCCAACGTTTGAGAGCCAAGCTTTGACTGAGCCCAATAACTTTGTCGAGCATTTCATTGATTCGAGCGGCATTGTGTCTTGGCGCTTTTTCAGTGCCAAAGCGCAGTATGAATTTGTTGAGTGGGATTTTTCTTCTCAGGGCGACAACGCCAATGCCGACGAAGCGGCCACCCTGTTCGGCATTCTGGCCGACATGGGCAAAGAAGCCTATATGGCGGTGTACGATCAACTCGGTGCCATCGCCTGCCGCATTTTGGTACCTGGCTATTCGGAAATTTACCCAATCGAAGACTTGGTTTGGGATAACACCAATAAAGCACTATTGTTCCGCGAAGATATTTTGAACTTGCATCGCCTAAGCGATGTGCGTCTGGTCGCACTGCTCGATCGTTTAGAAGACAACGAGCTGGGCGATTACTCCACCATCACCGACTTGATTGGCATTGCCTTTGATGAAAATACCGTTTGGGGTCAACTCACCGTACTCGAACTCAAACTATTGATTCATCTGGCCTTGCATCAATATCCGGAAGCGCATGAGCTCGTCGGTGCTTTCTTGCAATACAACGACAACACCCTTGATCGCGTGCTGTTCTATCAAGCAATGAATGTGGTGCTGGAAGTTGAGATGGATGATGAAATGGAACTGGCCGACTATGAGGTTAACTTCCGCCGCATGTTTGGCAATGAACGGATCGACGCGGTGATCGGCTCAATCAACGATACCATCCGCTTTTACGGCTTGACCCCAACCAGCATGCAACTAGAAGGGCTTGATCGCCACCAGCGCATCATCGACAGCTACCAAAAACTGCACACCGCACGCGCGAATGCAGCGGGAATGTCGAACACTTAA